DNA sequence from the Leishmania panamensis strain MHOM/PA/94/PSC-1 chromosome 17 sequence genome:
AGCTGTGCGCCATCTGCCGTGACTACGTTCACACAGTCGACCTGCCCTGTCAGCTTGTTCACTTTCGCCCCTATGAGCACCTCTTTGCACATATGCCCGGCATTCTTTCCTTCCGTCTCACCTTCGGCGTGGCGAACCGCGGCGTTCGCGTGGGCGTGACAGACATGATTGGCTTTCGCGACGAAGACGCCCAGCTGatacagcagctgctgcggaaCTACACCGCACTAGAGTCCCTTCGGCTCCCGTTGAACCGACTAGCGGATCGGCATGTGCAGATGATTGCGGCAGGCTTAGCAAACTCGACCACGTTGCGCGTCCTTGATTTTTCGCAGAACTCGCTGACGGACGCCTCAATCGTCgaggcggtgtcgctgctgctctgccgacCTGACTTcccgctggaggagctgtaCCTCGTCGACAACCAACTCGcggacgcggcggcgactgCCTTGGCTGAGGCCCTGCGATATAATAAGacgctgcgtgtgctgcacTTGCAGCAGAACTGCATCGGCGATGCCGCGGGAGGGGCTCGGCTGGTGCGCTCCCTGGCAGTGCACCCAACACTGGCGGACATTAGCCTCGGCAGCAACCGTCTTGGgccgagcaccgccgcggcgctgtcAGAGGTGCTTCCTCAactcacgcagctgcgcgtgcttTGCCTCTCGGGCAACTCGCAGCTTTTTTGTGCCGAGGTGTCCCAGTCAGATTTCTCCTCGGCTGCCTCTCctgacggtggcgcagcgggaATGACGGTGGCCGCGACTggctccaccacctccctcccttctgtGCGTTCCGCCGGCCTATCAGCAGTGTCTGCCAAGGACAATGATGCCGAGTCCGTGGAGACCAGTGCGAAAGACGTCGcagaggcgagggaggaaagtgaggaagacgaggcggATGTGTCCCTCACCCCTTCGGGGTCGGCGACGGGGGAGGAATCCCGAGCCACCGTCACGGCGCGCTCTTCGATGAAGACGGTGGCGGGCGAGGATGTgccagcactgctgcacgAAGGCCCTCATGGTCCgaggaagcagaagagcGCATCTCAGCTGCTGTCTTCTgtagcgccgccgccgttggcgCCGATGACTGGTGGCATGCTcattgctgccgctgtcaagGCAAACACATCACTTGTGGAACTGGACGTGCGGTTCTGCGGCTTGACACCTGCCGAGGAGGAAGCAATCATACGGGTGGTTCAGGAGCGCATGTACCAGCACCGAATGGACACATCGCTGTCCTttgaggcggtgcagcggcgggcgTTGCAACGTCGTGCAGAGGAGCGGGTAGCGCGCATGACAGGCCGAAGTCTCTAAGATGGAGGAGCAGTGCAAAGTGTAGGGAGGGTGAGCGAGCGAAGGCAGCTCATCGATGAGCACAGCGATGCACCGTAGCATGTCATGCTT
Encoded proteins:
- a CDS encoding hypothetical protein (TriTrypDB/GeneDB-style sysID: LpmP.17.0890), with the translated sequence MLNTTLRTKRSIVAPQLQVLAESEFHSTRMQEQLRTQAMKDFSATEQQVAPSYFVPSLQELCAQRLADRFAENAEVDALREEQPALYAMVLERLPVQPDTVLPLRITVPRIIEEKYWQRCCKARWSLGQLSRMTKGQRLREKEYGWKRLFLEQVLSDFLMALGSDSTAGDGDGSLLPSGAMTGITGRVLAASQKGTSTLTSASTTCTSHDADASRFDLSLDCEAVAALRELCAICRDYVHTVDLPCQLVHFRPYEHLFAHMPGILSFRLTFGVANRGVRVGVTDMIGFRDEDAQLIQQLLRNYTALESLRLPLNRLADRHVQMIAAGLANSTTLRVLDFSQNSLTDASIVEAVSLLLCRPDFPLEELYLVDNQLADAAATALAEALRYNKTLRVLHLQQNCIGDAAGGARLVRSLAVHPTLADISLGSNRLGPSTAAALSEVLPQLTQLRVLCLSGNSQLFCAEVSQSDFSSAASPDGGAAGMTVAATGSTTSLPSVRSAGLSAVSAKDNDAESVETSAKDVAEAREESEEDEADVSLTPSGSATGEESRATVTARSSMKTVAGEDVPALLHEGPHGPRKQKSASQLLSSVAPPPLAPMTGGMLIAAAVKANTSLVELDVRFCGLTPAEEEAIIRVVQERMYQHRMDTSLSFEAVQRRALQRRAEERVARMTGRSL